Proteins encoded together in one Lysinibacillus sp. FSL K6-0232 window:
- a CDS encoding YhzD family protein yields the protein MENYRFTAFEKTGETLFDETWTFENDEEAKVNGQQQIEEKGVADKTHRLVNSSGKLILFHV from the coding sequence ATGGAGAATTATCGTTTTACAGCTTTTGAAAAAACAGGGGAAACATTATTTGATGAAACATGGACATTTGAAAACGATGAAGAAGCTAAAGTAAATGGACAGCAGCAAATTGAAGAAAAAGGTGTCGCTGATAAAACACATCGCCTTGTCAACTCTTCAGGTAAATTAATTTTGTTCCATGTTTAG
- a CDS encoding ATP-binding protein — protein sequence MLTIQKIQIYGFGKHENITITLKDGVTIFYGANEAGKTTIQQFILQILFGFPTKQQAQRRYEPKISTKYGGQLIVAHPLYGQCTIERVKGKAIGDVTVYLEDGTTGQEELLAKLLYGYSKASFESIFSFSLHELQGIEKMSEEELTHLLLASGTTGIQHLSALEKRMEKEAGELFKKTGKVPVINQKIAQLKQLERTIKQEQGNIRTFEDKLQQLQILEQRLEQLYHTQKLQQQQWQQLTVQKQALPLLKQQQILQQTLTKYEHIQFPAEGIRRYEQLKDRLLHENQKLKQLQEQYQALENNILATLDEQTLNEMAFLLQQEATWHQLMVKEQNLQDSLYLLEQEIEGQFRLLGVQEQEAQEIVLGETVSLQQEEQFQQQLSMLEEAKIELQFYERSMEQVHIDLDAIAKQQQQLKQESLTQEEEHILAQWPQRKRQLEQLRAEKWQRAKQQQPHYVIWLVCMVGLLSFVYGVLEKNIAVMVIGAVLSVIILVLIKYSRQAYKTPSKEQSQLIRKLEQEEANVQTVLLKKQQLEERWLHVNEQQKEKEQRYAQLEYKIQQAEIVSEEAIQALQQFLKRYRLQGTIATTLMPELFTRIRSVQELATKKASTHHLLQTVQAEKQVLYQRLQRIVDGVYNEQEIYMYLRTAYLEAQQNQQQAQQTTEQLASLSVTMDGVQSRIESYTANISQLFNAANAQHEQAYYEIHEQFEQQKKITAELQAIQDQLASLNLITQQGLEEASVEEEMLVLEQKQSLVQQEIDQCLEQRATLQIQKDQLLNDQNYGQLLQQFEQEKAQLQQLVEQWASKKAVATAIHETLFRLREEKLPHVLTKVNKIFCLLTDGRYEKLSINDEGYFMAQDMAGLRYQMVELSQATKEQAYIALRMALAQTLAASAPFPLIMDDPFVHFDRNRTNKMVQLMKEVGYERQILYFTCHDAMLTHWQKEQIVDIAALANERGVAST from the coding sequence ATGCTGACAATACAAAAAATCCAAATTTATGGCTTTGGCAAGCATGAAAATATCACTATTACTTTAAAAGACGGTGTCACGATTTTTTATGGCGCGAATGAGGCAGGTAAAACAACCATTCAGCAATTTATTTTACAAATCCTCTTTGGCTTTCCAACAAAACAGCAAGCACAGCGCAGATATGAGCCGAAAATTTCAACAAAATACGGTGGTCAATTGATAGTAGCGCATCCATTGTATGGTCAATGCACAATTGAACGTGTGAAAGGCAAGGCAATAGGAGATGTGACAGTTTATTTGGAGGATGGTACAACTGGACAAGAAGAATTATTAGCAAAGTTATTATATGGGTATTCCAAAGCATCCTTTGAATCCATCTTTTCTTTTTCATTACATGAGCTACAAGGGATTGAAAAAATGTCAGAGGAAGAGCTCACGCATTTATTGCTTGCCTCAGGAACGACAGGTATTCAGCATTTATCTGCTCTTGAAAAGAGAATGGAAAAAGAAGCTGGTGAGCTCTTTAAAAAAACAGGTAAAGTGCCAGTGATAAACCAAAAAATTGCACAGTTAAAGCAACTTGAACGAACAATTAAGCAGGAGCAAGGCAATATTCGAACATTTGAGGATAAATTACAGCAATTACAGATACTTGAACAAAGGCTAGAGCAGCTCTATCATACTCAAAAATTACAGCAGCAGCAGTGGCAGCAGCTCACCGTCCAAAAGCAGGCATTGCCGCTTCTGAAGCAACAACAGATATTGCAGCAAACATTGACAAAGTATGAGCATATACAGTTTCCAGCAGAAGGCATTAGACGCTATGAGCAGCTAAAAGACCGTCTATTACACGAAAATCAAAAGCTAAAGCAATTGCAGGAGCAATATCAAGCATTAGAAAATAACATACTTGCTACACTAGATGAACAAACGCTAAATGAAATGGCTTTTCTTCTACAGCAAGAGGCAACATGGCATCAGCTAATGGTAAAAGAGCAAAATTTACAAGATAGTCTTTATTTGTTGGAGCAAGAAATTGAAGGGCAATTTCGTTTATTAGGTGTGCAGGAACAAGAGGCACAGGAAATTGTTCTTGGCGAAACAGTTTCCTTACAGCAAGAAGAGCAATTTCAGCAGCAATTAAGCATGCTAGAGGAGGCAAAGATAGAGCTTCAGTTTTATGAGCGTTCAATGGAACAGGTTCATATAGATTTAGATGCTATTGCAAAGCAACAGCAACAACTAAAGCAAGAGTCATTAACACAGGAGGAAGAACATATTTTAGCACAGTGGCCACAACGTAAACGGCAGCTTGAGCAATTACGTGCTGAAAAATGGCAGCGTGCCAAACAACAGCAGCCTCATTATGTGATATGGCTTGTATGTATGGTTGGGCTTTTATCGTTTGTCTATGGTGTGCTGGAAAAAAATATAGCGGTAATGGTTATTGGAGCAGTTTTATCAGTCATTATACTAGTGCTTATAAAATATAGTAGACAAGCCTATAAGACGCCAAGTAAGGAACAAAGCCAGCTTATACGCAAATTAGAGCAAGAAGAAGCAAATGTGCAAACAGTGCTACTAAAGAAGCAACAGCTTGAGGAGCGTTGGCTACATGTAAATGAACAGCAAAAGGAAAAAGAACAGCGCTATGCTCAACTTGAATATAAAATTCAGCAGGCTGAAATAGTAAGCGAGGAAGCCATACAAGCCTTGCAACAATTTTTAAAGCGTTATCGATTACAAGGCACTATAGCTACAACATTAATGCCTGAATTATTTACACGTATTCGTAGTGTGCAGGAGCTAGCAACTAAAAAGGCTAGTACGCATCATCTATTACAAACAGTACAGGCAGAAAAGCAGGTACTTTATCAACGGCTACAGCGGATTGTAGATGGGGTGTATAATGAGCAAGAAATATATATGTATTTACGTACAGCCTATCTAGAAGCACAGCAAAATCAGCAACAAGCACAGCAAACAACAGAACAATTAGCTAGTCTTAGTGTTACGATGGACGGTGTGCAGTCGCGCATTGAGAGCTATACAGCTAATATTAGCCAGCTATTTAATGCTGCAAATGCTCAACACGAGCAAGCGTATTATGAGATACATGAGCAATTTGAACAACAGAAAAAAATTACAGCAGAGCTTCAAGCAATCCAAGATCAGTTAGCATCACTGAATCTTATAACTCAACAAGGTCTAGAAGAGGCATCTGTTGAGGAAGAGATGCTTGTGTTAGAGCAGAAGCAAAGCTTAGTGCAACAGGAAATTGATCAATGCCTTGAGCAACGTGCAACATTACAAATTCAAAAAGACCAACTATTAAATGATCAAAATTATGGACAATTACTTCAACAATTTGAGCAAGAGAAAGCACAGCTACAGCAGCTTGTGGAGCAATGGGCATCCAAAAAGGCTGTGGCGACAGCTATCCATGAAACGTTATTCCGTCTTCGAGAGGAAAAACTACCACATGTTTTAACAAAGGTCAATAAGATATTCTGCTTATTAACAGATGGGCGTTATGAAAAGCTATCCATTAATGATGAAGGTTACTTTATGGCACAAGATATGGCTGGATTACGCTATCAAATGGTTGAATTATCACAGGCAACAAAGGAGCAAGCCTATATTGCATTGCGTATGGCACTTGCACAAACATTGGCAGCTTCTGCGCCATTTCCACTGATAATGGATGATCCATTTGTCCATTTTGATCGAAACCGTACAAACAAAATGGTACAATTAATGAAAGAAGTAGGATATGAACGTCAAATTTTATATTTTACTTGCCATGATGCAATGCTTACACATTGGCAAAAAGAGCAAATTGTTGATATAGCAGCGCTAGCAAATGAAAGGGGAGTGGCGTCGACATGA
- a CDS encoding metallophosphoesterase family protein — MSTIRFFHMADLHLDSPFKGLFGLPEHILRRIRSSTFEAFDKIINKAIEEKPDFLLIVGDIYDGENRSLQAQRRFQDAMERLFQHNIPVIISYGNHDHLNGTWTRFALPSNVYELPAETTVVQLNIRGQQVNIYGFSYGERHLNQSMVETYPIAQNQQTIHIGMLHGSEANDTSHAMYAPFTKQQLLEKNYHYWALGHIHKRQLLHREPPIVYPGNIQSRHRNEQGIKGFYDVTLAQHTAELEFVPTSAIVYSTLEVDCTNIVHANELLNKCAEVIAANRTTYGASVVELRLQQIDEQAEALFEHATVDTWLETIREAEEGLEPMCWVQKLVLQKPAPLDKHTTTTQSIISLMEQWDSSEWQDILKDLYQYAGGARLIEALTEKDIKQLVNNAQALLVEEIQRV, encoded by the coding sequence ATGTCAACAATTCGTTTTTTTCATATGGCAGATTTACATTTAGATAGTCCGTTTAAAGGTTTATTTGGCTTACCTGAACATATTTTAAGAAGGATTCGGTCAAGCACCTTTGAAGCCTTTGATAAAATTATTAATAAGGCAATTGAAGAAAAGCCTGATTTTCTACTAATTGTAGGAGATATTTATGATGGTGAAAATCGTAGCTTGCAAGCACAGCGAAGATTTCAAGATGCTATGGAAAGGCTTTTTCAACATAATATTCCTGTTATTATTAGCTATGGTAATCATGATCACTTAAATGGGACATGGACACGCTTTGCTTTGCCAAGTAATGTTTATGAATTACCGGCCGAAACAACGGTTGTGCAATTGAATATTCGTGGTCAGCAAGTTAATATTTATGGATTTAGCTATGGAGAGCGTCATCTTAATCAGTCAATGGTTGAAACATACCCCATTGCACAGAATCAGCAAACCATTCATATTGGGATGCTTCATGGCAGCGAGGCAAACGACACATCACATGCTATGTATGCACCTTTTACAAAGCAACAGTTGCTTGAAAAAAATTATCATTATTGGGCTTTAGGTCATATTCATAAGCGACAACTTTTACATCGAGAGCCACCAATTGTTTATCCAGGCAATATTCAAAGCCGACATCGCAATGAGCAAGGAATAAAAGGCTTTTATGATGTAACATTAGCACAACATACTGCCGAGCTAGAATTTGTGCCTACTTCTGCGATTGTTTATAGCACGCTAGAGGTGGATTGTACAAATATTGTACATGCTAATGAATTATTAAATAAATGTGCAGAAGTGATTGCTGCTAATCGCACAACGTACGGTGCATCAGTAGTAGAGCTACGCTTACAACAGATTGATGAACAAGCAGAGGCTTTATTTGAGCATGCAACAGTTGATACATGGTTAGAAACAATTCGAGAGGCTGAGGAAGGGCTAGAGCCGATGTGCTGGGTTCAAAAACTGGTATTGCAAAAGCCTGCGCCATTAGATAAGCATACAACAACTACGCAATCCATTATAAGCTTAATGGAGCAATGGGATAGTAGTGAATGGCAAGATATTTTAAAGGATTTATACCAATATGCAGGTGGTGCTAGACTGATTGAAGCTCTAACTGAGAAAGATATAAAACAGTTAGTGAACAATGCACAGGCATTACTAGTAGAAGAAATTCAAAGGGTGTGA
- a CDS encoding enoyl-CoA hydratase, producing the protein MEFSTITLEKLERRATLTLNRPQAMNAMDGVMMRELAECFEALQQEQDIQVLVIRGEGKVFSAGGDIKAMLDKDNPLDIDEAMTYLTRIVKAYYQLPMIIIAAVHGASAGLGFSLTLGADIVVACENSKLAMNFIGIGLIPDGGGHFFMKERVGTVKAKQMIWEGKVLTAEEALEAGLIDYLAPDGTVFAMADQLVGKMLASPISSMITTKKILHAQNLPQLENILAMEAEGQSAMRKTADHLEGIQAFVEKRTPAFVGK; encoded by the coding sequence ATGGAATTTTCAACAATCACACTAGAAAAATTAGAACGCCGTGCAACACTAACATTGAACAGACCACAAGCGATGAATGCAATGGATGGGGTAATGATGCGTGAGCTTGCGGAATGCTTTGAGGCATTGCAGCAGGAGCAAGATATACAGGTGCTTGTGATTCGTGGGGAAGGGAAGGTTTTCTCAGCAGGCGGCGATATTAAGGCAATGCTTGATAAAGACAATCCGCTAGATATTGATGAGGCAATGACTTACCTTACACGTATTGTCAAGGCATATTATCAGCTACCAATGATTATTATTGCAGCAGTTCACGGTGCATCGGCAGGATTGGGCTTTAGTTTAACATTAGGGGCAGATATTGTTGTGGCATGTGAAAATAGTAAGTTAGCAATGAACTTTATTGGGATAGGGCTTATTCCAGATGGCGGCGGGCACTTCTTTATGAAGGAACGTGTAGGTACTGTAAAAGCGAAACAAATGATTTGGGAAGGGAAAGTATTAACTGCCGAAGAAGCATTAGAAGCAGGATTAATTGATTATCTTGCACCAGATGGCACAGTATTTGCAATGGCGGATCAGCTTGTAGGTAAAATGCTTGCTTCACCTATTTCCTCGATGATTACAACGAAAAAAATTCTGCATGCTCAAAATTTACCACAGCTAGAAAATATTTTAGCAATGGAGGCAGAAGGGCAATCAGCTATGCGTAAAACGGCTGACCATCTGGAAGGTATCCAGGCATTTGTAGAGAAAAGGACGCCTGCTTTTGTTGGAAAATAA
- the trhO gene encoding oxygen-dependent tRNA uridine(34) hydroxylase TrhO, producing MTQKDYRVLLYYKYVTIEDPVAFAEEHLALCKEIGLLGRILVGHEGINGTVSGTIAQTDAYMNHMQADPRFSDIMWKIDEAEGHTFKKMHVRPRREIVHLGLEQDINPLEITGDYLSPKEFMEQMQEEDTIIIDARNDYEYDLGHFKGAIRPDIETFRELPAWMEEHKEEFADKKILTYCTGGIRCEKFSGWLKREGYGKSVGQLHGGIATYAKDPEVKGQLWNGQMFVFDRRRSVPINQVEHVIVGKDYFTGEPSERYINCANPDCHKLMLCEEKHEAFYMRSCSDNCRRAERNFFVDENGWTKEQVEAQIAKIAEAQNTSC from the coding sequence TTGACACAAAAAGACTATCGTGTATTGCTTTATTATAAATATGTTACGATTGAAGACCCTGTCGCATTTGCTGAAGAGCATTTAGCGCTTTGTAAAGAAATTGGGCTTCTTGGCCGTATTTTAGTAGGTCATGAAGGAATTAATGGCACGGTTTCAGGTACAATCGCACAAACCGATGCTTATATGAATCATATGCAGGCAGACCCTCGTTTTAGCGATATAATGTGGAAAATTGATGAGGCTGAGGGGCATACATTTAAAAAAATGCATGTACGCCCTCGCCGTGAAATTGTTCATTTAGGCTTAGAGCAGGATATTAATCCATTAGAAATTACAGGTGATTATTTATCACCTAAAGAATTTATGGAGCAAATGCAGGAAGAAGATACTATTATTATTGATGCACGCAATGATTATGAGTATGATTTAGGTCATTTCAAAGGTGCAATACGTCCTGATATTGAAACCTTCCGTGAGTTACCAGCTTGGATGGAAGAGCATAAAGAGGAATTTGCCGATAAAAAGATTTTAACCTATTGCACAGGTGGCATTCGCTGTGAAAAATTCTCAGGCTGGTTAAAACGTGAAGGCTATGGCAAAAGCGTAGGACAATTACATGGGGGTATCGCTACATATGCTAAAGACCCTGAAGTAAAAGGCCAGCTTTGGAATGGACAGATGTTTGTCTTTGACCGTCGTCGAAGTGTACCGATTAATCAAGTAGAGCATGTTATTGTTGGCAAGGATTATTTCACAGGAGAGCCTTCCGAACGCTATATCAACTGTGCAAATCCTGATTGTCATAAGCTCATGCTATGTGAGGAAAAGCATGAGGCCTTTTATATGCGTAGCTGTTCAGATAACTGTCGCCGTGCAGAGCGCAACTTCTTTGTTGATGAAAACGGTTGGACAAAGGAACAAGTAGAGGCTCAAATTGCTAAAATTGCCGAGGCTCAAAACACATCTTGTTGA